One genomic segment of Helianthus annuus cultivar XRQ/B chromosome 14, HanXRQr2.0-SUNRISE, whole genome shotgun sequence includes these proteins:
- the LOC110906471 gene encoding uncharacterized protein LOC110906471 — MACKPPIYNGEVDPIICQRWLGDIEGVFERTHCDESDFVAYGTGQLRGQAKDWWDNKKNEIGAEAARAMSWEEFKTPFLKHHSPKAVINKIKEEFMQLRHKGETIDKITATFMDKMKFCNELVTNEEQKIYYYYKMLSTEYREFMTPSKYETLTEIINVAREREIELKKQVERGERRAQDVNPSPTKKARTVESGKKVDAKGGSPSCRVCGKGHKGECRFKDKPCLIYGKKGHTASLCPGKVSVCYKCYQPGHKKSECPDLMEREM; from the coding sequence atggcgtgtaaaccgccaatctaCAACGGGGAGGTTGACCCGATAATTTGCCAAAGATGGTTGGGCGATATTGAAGGGGTGTTTGAAAGGACCCATTGCGACGAAAGTGACTTCGTTGCGTATGGAACGGGTCAGTTGAGAGGACAAgccaaagattggtgggataataaaaagaatgaaatagGAGCCGAAGCGGCAAGGGCCATGTCATGGGAAGAGTTTAAGACGCCATTTCTTAAACATCATAGTCCCAAGGCGGTCATTAAtaaaatcaaggaagagttcatgcaacttagACACAAGGGTGAGACCATAGACAAGATAACGGCGACGttcatggataagatgaagttttgcaATGAATTGGTGACGAATGAAGAGCAGAAGATATACTATTACTATAAAATGTTGAGCACTGAGTATAGGGAGTTCATGACTCCTTCAAAAtatgagacccttaccgagatcataAACGTTGCTCGGGAACGGGAAATCGAGTTGAAGAAACAGGTAGAGAGGGGTGAGCGAAGGGCGCAAGATGTGAATCCGAGCCCTACAAAGAAAGCTCGAACTGTTGAATCGGGAAAGAAGGTGGATGCTAAAGGTGGATCGCCAAGTTGTAGAGTGTGCGGGAAAGGGCACAAGGGGGAGTGCCGCTTCAAGGACAAACCGTGTCTTATATATGGGAAGAAGGGGCACACGGCATCTCTATGTCCGGGTAAAGTCTCGGTTTGCTATAAATGTTATCAGCCCGGCCACAAAAAGTCCGAATGCCCTGACTTAATGGAAAGAGAGATGTAA